A single window of Salvia splendens isolate huo1 chromosome 8, SspV2, whole genome shotgun sequence DNA harbors:
- the LOC121745183 gene encoding microtubule-associated protein 70-5-like isoform X2 — protein sequence MPGFQVFGGEDVSLLSHPDPVVLELNRLQNQLKEKERELGKAQSEIRALRATEALKDKALEELGSEVKRLEENLRLNGNHLQQKRLDIKKLTDEKKEALAAQYAAEATLRRVYANQKDDDSIPIELVIAPLEAELKIHKNEVAALQEDKRALERLTKSKEAALLEAEKILRSALERALIVEEVQNQNFELRRQIEICQEENKILDKTNRYKVLEVEKLSQTIKELEEAILNGGVAANTIRDYKRQISELNDEKRTLERELARIKVSANRVATVVANEWKDENDKVMPVKQWLEERRLLQAEMQKLKDKLAISERAAKAEAQLKDKLKLRLKTIEEGLKNASSFSINTNGSHKDAKSSNFFGILSSNTRAKMRSMSQPRGSTITKSAMQMLDEKQAAVNAETKPINSLKKKNPISESLSKKSLWASRNKVTGNSGKENAETNKNAMVNDKIQKKDDVVEMGNTTGITGCNNDMKGLEIADIDGEDMVSGVLYDRLQKEVIHLRKSSDLKDLTLHSKDEEIKLLMKKVETLARAIEVESKKIKREAAIREKDSALVKLDEKKRSPNSSKRSVNAS from the exons ATGCCAGGCTTCCAAGTATTCGGCGGTGAAGATGTTTCCCTTCTTTCTCATCCGGACCCTGTTGTGCTAGAGCTCAACAGATTGCAGAATCAACTCAAAG AGAAGGAGAGGGAACTGGGAAAAGCTCAAAGTGAAATTCGAGCACTGAGAGCAACTGAAGCACTGAAGGATAAGGCTTTGGAGGAG CTTGGAAGTGAAGTCAAAAGGTTGGAAGAGAACCTAAGATTGAATGGAAACCATCTTCAGCAGAAG CGTCTTGACATCAAGAAGCTCACAgatgaaaaaaaagaagcaCTGGCTGCACAATATGCAGCTGAAGCAACTCTTAGAAGAGTTTACGCCAATCAAAAAGATGATGATTCTATTCCCATCGAGTTAGTTATTGCTCCTCTAGAGGCTGAACTGAAGATTCATAAGAACGAG GTTGCAGCATTACAGGAGGATAAGAGGGCTCTTGAACGTCTTACAAAATCTAAAGAAGCAGCATTGCTTGAAGCTGAGAAAATACTGAGAAGTGCCCTGGAAAGAGCATTGATAGTCGAGGAGgtccaaaatcaaaattttgagcTTCGGAGGCAAATTGAGATATGCCAG GAGGAGAATAAAATACTTGACAAGACAAATAGATATAAGGTGTTAGAGGTTGAAAAGCTTAGCCAAACCATTAAAGAACTCGAGGAGGCCATACTTAATGGTGGAGTAGCAGCCAACACCATCCGTGATTACAAACGACAGATATCTGAACTTAAT GATGAGAAGAGGACTTTAGAAAGGGAACTTGCAAGAATAAAAGTTTCAGCAAACCGAGTAGCAACAGTGGTGGCTAATGAGTGGAAAGATGAGAACGACAAAGTTATGCCTGTTAAACAATGGCTAGAAGAGAGGAGGCTGCTGCAG GCAGAGATGCAGAAGTTAAAAGACAAATTAGCAATCTCAGAGAGAGCTGCCAAGGCAGAGGCGCAACTCAAG GATAAGTTGAAGTTGAGGCTGAAGACAATCGAAGAAGGCTTAAAGAATGCATCTTCGTTCTCTATCAATACTAACGGATCCCACAAGGATGCAAAGTCTAGCAACTTCTTCGGAATCCTGTCAAGTAATACCAGAGCAAAGATGAGATCCATGTCACAACCTAGGGGATCTACCATCACTAAAAGCGCAATGCAGATGCTGGATGAAAAACAGGCGGCGGTAAATGCTGAAACGAAGCCCATCAATAGCTTGAAGAAGAAAAATCCCATATCTGAAAGTTTGTCAAAAAAGAGTCTGTGGGCTTCTCGAAACAAGGTTACTGGCAATAGTGGAAAGGAAAATGCAGAGACGAACAAGAATGCCATGGTCAATGACAAGATACAGAAAAAAGACGATGTTGTAGAAATGGGAAACACAACAGGTATAACCGGTTGCAACAATGATATGAAAGGTTTGGAGATAGCTGATATAGATGGTGAAGATATGGTATCGGGAGTTTTGTACGACAGGCTTCAGAAAGAAGTTATACATTTGAGGAAGTCCTCTGACTTGAAAGACCTGACTCTGCACTCTAAAGATGAAGAAATCAAG TTGCTTATGAAGAAGGTCGAAACACTGGCTAGAGCCATAGAAGTGGAgtccaaaaaaataaagagagaagcAGCAATAAGAGAGAAGGATTCAGCATTGGTAAAGCTGGATGAGAAGAAAAGGAGCCCAAACTCATCCAAAAG GTCTGTGAATGCCTCTTGA
- the LOC121745183 gene encoding microtubule-associated protein 70-5-like isoform X1, translated as MGNPFPLFAVNFLQEWTLSLSLCLSHSGVGESINFLPFVAIERHSPRNMPGFQVFGGEDVSLLSHPDPVVLELNRLQNQLKEKERELGKAQSEIRALRATEALKDKALEELGSEVKRLEENLRLNGNHLQQKRLDIKKLTDEKKEALAAQYAAEATLRRVYANQKDDDSIPIELVIAPLEAELKIHKNEVAALQEDKRALERLTKSKEAALLEAEKILRSALERALIVEEVQNQNFELRRQIEICQEENKILDKTNRYKVLEVEKLSQTIKELEEAILNGGVAANTIRDYKRQISELNDEKRTLERELARIKVSANRVATVVANEWKDENDKVMPVKQWLEERRLLQAEMQKLKDKLAISERAAKAEAQLKDKLKLRLKTIEEGLKNASSFSINTNGSHKDAKSSNFFGILSSNTRAKMRSMSQPRGSTITKSAMQMLDEKQAAVNAETKPINSLKKKNPISESLSKKSLWASRNKVTGNSGKENAETNKNAMVNDKIQKKDDVVEMGNTTGITGCNNDMKGLEIADIDGEDMVSGVLYDRLQKEVIHLRKSSDLKDLTLHSKDEEIKLLMKKVETLARAIEVESKKIKREAAIREKDSALVKLDEKKRSPNSSKRSVNAS; from the exons ccattTGTTGCAATAGAAAGACATAGTCCAAGAAACATGCCAGGCTTCCAAGTATTCGGCGGTGAAGATGTTTCCCTTCTTTCTCATCCGGACCCTGTTGTGCTAGAGCTCAACAGATTGCAGAATCAACTCAAAG AGAAGGAGAGGGAACTGGGAAAAGCTCAAAGTGAAATTCGAGCACTGAGAGCAACTGAAGCACTGAAGGATAAGGCTTTGGAGGAG CTTGGAAGTGAAGTCAAAAGGTTGGAAGAGAACCTAAGATTGAATGGAAACCATCTTCAGCAGAAG CGTCTTGACATCAAGAAGCTCACAgatgaaaaaaaagaagcaCTGGCTGCACAATATGCAGCTGAAGCAACTCTTAGAAGAGTTTACGCCAATCAAAAAGATGATGATTCTATTCCCATCGAGTTAGTTATTGCTCCTCTAGAGGCTGAACTGAAGATTCATAAGAACGAG GTTGCAGCATTACAGGAGGATAAGAGGGCTCTTGAACGTCTTACAAAATCTAAAGAAGCAGCATTGCTTGAAGCTGAGAAAATACTGAGAAGTGCCCTGGAAAGAGCATTGATAGTCGAGGAGgtccaaaatcaaaattttgagcTTCGGAGGCAAATTGAGATATGCCAG GAGGAGAATAAAATACTTGACAAGACAAATAGATATAAGGTGTTAGAGGTTGAAAAGCTTAGCCAAACCATTAAAGAACTCGAGGAGGCCATACTTAATGGTGGAGTAGCAGCCAACACCATCCGTGATTACAAACGACAGATATCTGAACTTAAT GATGAGAAGAGGACTTTAGAAAGGGAACTTGCAAGAATAAAAGTTTCAGCAAACCGAGTAGCAACAGTGGTGGCTAATGAGTGGAAAGATGAGAACGACAAAGTTATGCCTGTTAAACAATGGCTAGAAGAGAGGAGGCTGCTGCAG GCAGAGATGCAGAAGTTAAAAGACAAATTAGCAATCTCAGAGAGAGCTGCCAAGGCAGAGGCGCAACTCAAG GATAAGTTGAAGTTGAGGCTGAAGACAATCGAAGAAGGCTTAAAGAATGCATCTTCGTTCTCTATCAATACTAACGGATCCCACAAGGATGCAAAGTCTAGCAACTTCTTCGGAATCCTGTCAAGTAATACCAGAGCAAAGATGAGATCCATGTCACAACCTAGGGGATCTACCATCACTAAAAGCGCAATGCAGATGCTGGATGAAAAACAGGCGGCGGTAAATGCTGAAACGAAGCCCATCAATAGCTTGAAGAAGAAAAATCCCATATCTGAAAGTTTGTCAAAAAAGAGTCTGTGGGCTTCTCGAAACAAGGTTACTGGCAATAGTGGAAAGGAAAATGCAGAGACGAACAAGAATGCCATGGTCAATGACAAGATACAGAAAAAAGACGATGTTGTAGAAATGGGAAACACAACAGGTATAACCGGTTGCAACAATGATATGAAAGGTTTGGAGATAGCTGATATAGATGGTGAAGATATGGTATCGGGAGTTTTGTACGACAGGCTTCAGAAAGAAGTTATACATTTGAGGAAGTCCTCTGACTTGAAAGACCTGACTCTGCACTCTAAAGATGAAGAAATCAAG TTGCTTATGAAGAAGGTCGAAACACTGGCTAGAGCCATAGAAGTGGAgtccaaaaaaataaagagagaagcAGCAATAAGAGAGAAGGATTCAGCATTGGTAAAGCTGGATGAGAAGAAAAGGAGCCCAAACTCATCCAAAAG GTCTGTGAATGCCTCTTGA
- the LOC121742960 gene encoding heavy metal-associated isoprenylated plant protein 7-like codes for MGEEKKEDVSAEKKKEEVKEEKTEEENKKDGEEDEEEVKEIVLKVDMHCEACARKVARALKGFQGVEEVRADYKASKVVVKVKGKDADPLKVCQRIEKKSGRKVKIISPLPNKEQEDDNMQQQHSSNDPQPSKQQPPPVITVVLKVRMHCEACAQVLQKRIGKVHGVESVTTEIANDRVIVKGVLDPEKLVNDVYKRTGKHASIVKEEEKKEEEKEEQKQDDKKEAEERKEDEDDEKTEIKKMEHWPSNYYHLEHAYAPQFFSDENPHACIVM; via the exons ATGGGCGAA GAGAAGAAAGAGGATGTGTCGgcggagaagaagaaagaagaagtaaaagaagagaaaacagaagaggaaaataagaaagatggtgaagaagatgaagaggaaGTTAAAGAGATTGTGCTAAAAGTGGACATGCATTGCGAGGCCTGCGCCCGCAAAGTTGCACGAGCACTAAAAGGCTTTCAAG GAGTGGAGGAAGTAAGGGCAGATTACAAGGCGAGCAAAGTGGTGGTGAAAGTGAAAGGGAAGGATGCAGACCCTCTAAAGGTGTGCCAAAGGATTGAAAAGAAAAGTGGTCGAAAAGTGAAAATCATTTCCCCGCTCCCAAACAAGGAACAAGAAGACGATAATATGCAGCAGCAACACAGCAGCAATGATCCTCAACCAAGCAAACAACAG CCTCCCCCTGTCATAACGGTGGTGTTAAAAGTCCGAATGCATTGCGAAGCATGTGCTCAAGTACTGCAGAAGAGAATTGGGAAAGTTCATG GTGTAGAATCAGTGACGACAGAGATTGCAAATGATCGTGTAATTGTGAAAGGCGTATTGGATCCAGAAAAGCTAGTGAACGACGTGTACAAGCGAACCGGCAAGCATGCATCAATAgtaaaagaagaagagaagaaggaagaggaaaaAGAGGAGCAGAAACAAGATGATAAGAAAGAGGCAGAAGAGAGgaaggaagatgaagatgatgagaAAACTGAGATCAAGAAAATGGAGCATTGGCCCTCAAACTACTACCACTTGGAGCATGCTTATGCCCCTCAGTTCTTCAGCGATGAGAATCCACACGCCTGCATTGTTATGTAa